The bacterium genome includes a region encoding these proteins:
- a CDS encoding MBL fold metallo-hydrolase — protein MTDIPFIFGTEEAIMASVTFLESWFRVACCAAALALVAVAAVARAGEPPEKDLLKGPAGDLEVTFVGHGSLILSAGGVVVHVDPWGKLADYGALPKADVVLVTHEHQDHLDPKAIAAVCKASTRVIASAAAVAQIPGAAAMANGDQAVAAGVPIEAVPAYNLRHEREPGVPYHPKGRGNGYVLTMAGLRIYVAGDTENVPEMKALAGVDVAFLPMNVPYTMTPEMAADAALMVRPKILYPYHFGETDTSRLAALLKDHPEIEVRIRRMP, from the coding sequence ATGACGGATATCCCGTTCATCTTCGGCACGGAGGAGGCGATCATGGCGAGCGTGACGTTCCTCGAATCCTGGTTCCGCGTGGCCTGCTGCGCCGCGGCGCTGGCGCTGGTGGCGGTTGCCGCCGTGGCGCGCGCGGGCGAGCCACCGGAGAAGGACCTGTTGAAGGGGCCGGCCGGCGACCTCGAGGTCACGTTCGTCGGGCACGGCAGCTTGATCCTCTCGGCAGGCGGCGTGGTCGTGCACGTCGATCCCTGGGGCAAGCTCGCCGACTACGGCGCGTTGCCGAAGGCCGACGTCGTGCTCGTCACCCACGAGCACCAGGACCACCTGGATCCGAAGGCGATCGCGGCGGTGTGCAAGGCGTCGACCCGGGTCATCGCCAGCGCGGCGGCCGTCGCCCAGATCCCTGGCGCCGCGGCGATGGCGAACGGCGACCAGGCGGTCGCCGCCGGCGTGCCGATCGAGGCCGTGCCGGCCTACAACCTGAGGCACGAGCGCGAGCCCGGCGTCCCCTACCACCCGAAGGGGCGCGGCAACGGCTATGTGCTGACCATGGCCGGCCTGCGGATCTACGTCGCGGGGGACACCGAGAACGTCCCCGAGATGAAGGCGCTGGCGGGTGTCGACGTCGCCTTCCTGCCGATGAACGTCCCCTACACGATGACGCCGGAGATGGCGGCGGACGCCGCGCTCATGGTCCGCCCGAAGATCCTCTACCCGTATCACTTCGGCGAGACGGACACCTCCCGGCTCGCGGCGCTGTTGAAGGACCACCCGGAGATCGAGGTGCGGATCAGGCGGATGCCTTGA
- the pgeF gene encoding peptidoglycan editing factor PgeF, with the protein MSATATIVERGRGRLRWLAAEPLLRAGVHHGFTLRGGGASRGRFASLDFSSREGDPPERVRENWRRLEAAAGFPPRGWGLISQVHGARVERVTTGRASCHHRRGRPEADAMTTDGAGISLGVLTADCLPVVLAVPGSRAVAIAHAGWRGTLEGVTPAAVRELCALAGAAPADVIAALGPAIGPCCYRVGEEVREAFAGRWGAAHARRIFVRGGGWWLDLQAANLRQLRDAGVPARAVTAVPLCTSCRADLFFSYRRDGRTGRMLNFVVAGAGRR; encoded by the coding sequence TTGAGCGCGACCGCAACCATCGTCGAGCGCGGCCGCGGACGGCTGCGCTGGCTGGCGGCGGAGCCACTCCTGCGCGCGGGCGTGCATCACGGCTTCACGTTGCGCGGCGGCGGCGCGAGCCGCGGGCGCTTCGCGAGCCTCGACTTCTCCTCGAGGGAGGGGGACCCGCCGGAGCGCGTGCGCGAGAACTGGCGGCGTCTCGAAGCGGCGGCCGGCTTCCCGCCCCGCGGCTGGGGCCTGATCTCGCAGGTGCACGGTGCGCGCGTCGAGCGCGTCACGACGGGGCGCGCCTCCTGCCACCACCGGCGCGGCCGCCCCGAGGCGGACGCGATGACGACGGACGGCGCCGGCATCTCCCTCGGAGTGCTCACGGCCGACTGCCTGCCCGTCGTCCTCGCCGTCCCGGGTTCGCGCGCCGTTGCGATCGCCCACGCCGGCTGGCGCGGGACGCTCGAGGGCGTGACGCCGGCGGCCGTGCGGGAGTTGTGCGCGCTTGCCGGGGCGGCGCCGGCGGACGTGATCGCGGCGCTCGGTCCCGCCATCGGGCCCTGCTGCTACCGCGTCGGCGAGGAAGTGCGCGAGGCCTTTGCCGGACGCTGGGGCGCGGCGCACGCCCGCCGCATCTTCGTGCGGGGCGGCGGCTGGTGGCTCGACCTGCAGGCGGCGAACCTGCGCCAGCTGCGCGACGCCGGCGTGCCCGCCCGCGCCGTGACGGCAGTGCCGCTGTGCACGAGCTGCCGCGCCGACCTCTTCTTCAGCTACCGGCGCGACGGACGCACCGGCAGGATGCTCAACTTCGTCGTCGCCGGCGCCGGGCGCCGATAA